The following coding sequences are from one Nymphalis io chromosome 5, ilAglIoxx1.1, whole genome shotgun sequence window:
- the LOC126768322 gene encoding cuticle protein CP14.6-like: protein MKLLVVLCFVAVACAAPFEGPQVVSYENDNIGTGDYRVRVVQSDGTEQESVGVLKNGPLGESTVAVKGSYSWVAPDGLRYVVTYEADELGYRSTIDKSVNQQTKYTVA, encoded by the exons ATGAAATTG TTAGTCGTCTTATGTTTCGTGGCTGTTGCCTGTGCAGCTCCTTTTGAAGGTCCTCAGGTAGTTAGCTACGAAAATGATAACATTGGAACTGGAGACTATAGAGTTCG gGTTGTACAATCTGACGGCACAGAACAGGAATCAGTCGGCGTGCTAAAGAACGGCCCTTTAGGGGAATCTACTGTGGCAGTTAAGGGATCCTACTCTTGGGTAGCTCCTGATGGCTTAAGATATGTTGTTACATATGAAGCTGATGAACTGGGATACCGTTCAACCATTGACAAAAGCGTAAACCAACAAACGAAATATACCGTTGCCTAA